The sequence below is a genomic window from Shinella zoogloeoides.
GTGGCGGTTGCCGGCAGCATGGCGGGCGTAGTGCGGAATTCGCCGCGGGAGGAGATCGCCGCTTCGAGGCCCGGCCAGTCGGCCGGATCGACCGGATCGATGCGCCAGGCGGGATTGTCGGCCAGCACGCGCGCGATCATCTCCTCGCCCTCGCTCGGATCGAGCGAGCAATTGGAAAAGACCAGCGTGCCGCCGGGCTTCACCAGCGTCAGCGAATGGCGCAGCAAGCGCTCCTGCAGGCGCGCGAGCTTCTCGATGTCTTCCGGCCCCTTGGTCCAGAGCACGTCCGGGTGGCGGCGGATCGTACCGGTGGAAGAGCAGGGTGCATCGAGCAGGATGGCATCGAACAGATTGGCGGGCTTGTAGTCCGCCATGTTCGCCTCGACCGTGGTCGCCGACAGGCCGAGCCGGTCGAGATTGCCGACAAGCCGCTTCAGGCGGTTGCCGGACTGGTCGAGGGCCGTGACCACGCCGCCGGCGAGCGCCAGCTGCGCCGTCTTGCCACCCGGCGCGGCGCAGAGATCGGCAACCTGCTTGCCGGCAAGCGGACCGAACAGTTTCGCCGGAATGCTGGCCGCTGCGTCCTGCACCCACCATTCGCCCGCTTCGAACCCTTCCAGCGCCGGGATGGCGCCGGAGGCGGTGGGCAGGCGCACGGAGCCGGTCGGCAGGACAAGGCCGCCGAGCCGCGCGGCCCAGCCTTCCGGGTCGGACTTGACGGTCAGGTCGATTGTGGAAGGCTCGAGCAGCGCTTCACCGATGCGCGCTGCCCGCTCCTTGCCGTAAACGGCGACAAGCCGCGCCTCGAACCAGGCCGGGATGACCGAGACCGTGCGGGTCGCGCTGAGATGCGAGGCCTTTTCGCGGGAGAGGCGGCGCAGCACCGCATTGGTGAGGCTGGCGAAGCGGCGGTTGCGCGGGTCGATCTGCGCCTGTTCCACCGCAAGGTCGACGGCGGAATGATCCGGCACGTCGAGATAGAGAATCTGCGCGGCGGCGACCGTCAGGACATGGTGCAGCGCTCGCGCGCCTTCCGGCAGGGGCGTGCCGACCAGCGTGTCGAGAATGGCCTCGATGCGGAGGAGGTGGCGCAGCGCCGTGTTGAGAATCGCGCGGACAAGCGCGCGGTCGGCGTCGCTCAGCTGCTTATAGGCCGGATTGCCGTTTTCCAGGTCCAGCATGCCGTCGAGCGGCGTGCGCCGATCGACCACGGCCGCGAGGATCTTGGCCGCCGCCTGCCGGGCGCGCAGGCCCGGCTTTTCGGGGCCGGCAGGCTCCGCGGGCCGCGGGCCCTTGCCGCCATTATGCCGTTTCGGATGCGTTTTCTGTTTTCTGTCGTCGCTCAAGACCAGGGACCCTTGGGTGGTTCGGAACCACCGCGTCCCCAGCCCGTCGTCGGAACGGAGCGCGATTTGCGCACCGGATTATCAGCCCGCACCGGTTCCGTCGAGCGCGCCTGCATGCCGCGGGCCATTTCCTGAAGCGCGGCAATGCGGTTTTCCGTGTTCGGGTGGGTGGAGAACAGGTTGTCCATGCGCTCGCCCGACAGCGGATTGATGATGAACATATGCGCGGTCGCCGGATTGTGCTCGGCGGCATCGTTGGGGATGCGCCCGGCGGCGACGGCGATCTTCTTCAGCGCCGAGGCGAGCCACAGCGGGTTGCCGCAGATCTCCGCACCCCGCTTGTCGGCGGAATATTCGCGCGTCCGGCTGATCGCCATCTGCACCAGCATGGCGGCGAAGGGCGCGACGATCATCGCGATCAGCACGCCAATGAAGCCGAGCGGATTGTTGTTCTCGCGGTTGCCGCTGCCGCCGAAGAACATGGCGAAGTTGGCGAGCATGGAGATCGCGCCGGCGATCGTCGCCGTCAGCGTCATCGTCAGCGTGTCGCGGTTCTGGATATGGGCAAGCTCGTGCGCCATGACACCCGCGACCTCTTCGTAGGAGAGCGCCTGGAGAAGGCCGGTCGAGGCGGCGACGGCGGCGTTCTGCGGGTTGCGTCCGGTCGCGAAGGCGTTCGGCTGGTCGCTATTGATGACATAGACGCGCGGCATGGGCAGGCCGGCGCGCTTGGCGAGATCGCGCACGATGCCGTAATATTCCGGCGCCGAGCGTTCATCCACCTCCTTGGCGCCGTACATGGACAGGACCATGCGGTCGGAATTCCAGTAGGAGAAGAAGTTCATGCCGATCGCGACGAGAAGCGCGATCATCATGCCGCCCTTGCCGCCGATGAGCAGGCCCACGCCCATGAAAAGCGCCGTCATGAAGGCGAGCAGCATGGCTGTGCGAACGATGTTCATGCGTTTTCGGCTCCTGTTGGATCTCGTTGCCAGATTTCCATCCCCTTGCTGTCAAGGGCATGTTTCACGTGAATCACCGCTTTCCACAGTGTCCTCACGCTCCTATATGATGGTAAGCGAAGAGGAGTTCTTCAATATCCCGGAAGGATGCCGAATTTCATGCAAAGCGACAACGACAATCATTCCGACGGCCGCAAGGTGCTTCCGCCCGCGGCGCTGCGCGCCCTTCAGGAGGCGGAAGAGCGGCGCAAGGCCGCACAGCCCGTCGAACGCGAGCCGGAGATCGGCGGACGCGGCGGCGAGGACCCGGCACGCTTCGGCGACTGGGAGATCAAGGGTCGGGCGATCGATTTCTGAGAGCGGGAATCCGGCTCAGGAATAATTGGGGTCTGCCATGACCCGCAACCCTCAAACGAAAACGGCGGCCATCGGCCGCCGTTTCGCTGTTGTCAGGCCGCTCAGCCGACGGCCTTGTTCTGCCGGTTGGCGATCAGGTCGTCCACGACGGCGGGATCGGCGAGCGTCGACGTATCCCCGAGCGCGCCGAAATCATCCTCGGCGATCTTGCGCAGGATGCGGCGCATGATCTTGCCAGAGCGGGTCTTCGGCAGGCCGGGCGAGAACTGGATCTTGTCCGGCGTAGCGATCGGGCCGATTTCCTTGCGCACGTGCTTGACGAGGTCCTGGCGCAGCGCGTCATTGCCCTCCTCGCCGGCCATCAGCGAGACATAGCAATAGATGCCCTGGCCCTTGAGGCTGTGCGGATAGCCGACGACGGCCGCTTCCGAGACGAGATGGTGCGAGACCAGCGCCGATTCGATTTCCGCCGTGCCGAGGCGGTGGCCGGAAATGTTGAGCACGTCGTCGACGCGGCCGGTGATCCAGTAATAGCCGTCCTCGTCGCGCCGGCAGCCGTCGCCGGTGAAATACTTGCCCTTGTAGGTGGAGAAGTAGGTTTCGACGAAGCGCTTGTGATCGCCGTAGACAGTGCGCATCTGGCCGGGCCAGCTATCGACGATGCAGAGATTGCCGTCCGCCGCGCCCTCCAGCACGTTGCCCTCGTTGTCGACGAGTTGCGGCTTGATGCCGAAGAACGGCCGCGTTGCCGAACCGGGCTTCAGGTCCGTGGCGCCCGGCAGCGGCGTAATCAGGATACCGCCCGTCTCCGTCTGCCACCAGGTATCGACGATCGGCGAACGGCCCTCGCCGACGACGTTGTAGTACCATTCCCAGGCTTCCGGGTTGATCGGTTCGCCGACAGAGCCGAGCAGGCGCAGCGAGGAGCGCGACGAGCGCTTCACGAAGTCGTCGCCGGCGCCCATCAGCGCACGGATCGCCGTCGGGGCAGTGTAGAAGATATTGACCTTGTGCTTGTCGATCACTTCCCAGAACCGGCCGGCATCCGGGAAGTTCGGCACGCCCTCGAACATCAGGGTGGTCGCGCGGTTCGCCAACGGCCCGTAGACGATGTAGGAATGGCCGGTGACCCAGCCGACATCGGCCGTGCACCAGTAGATATCGCCGTCCTGATAGTCGAAGACGTATTTGTGCGTCATCGAGGCGTAGACGAGATAGCCCGCCGTCGTGTGCAGAACGCCCTTCGGCTTGCCGGTGGAGCCCGAAGTGTAGAGGATGAAGAGCGGGTCTTCCGCCTTCATCTTGGCCGGCGGACAATCGCGCGGCACGGTCAGCACTTCCTGGTGATGCCAGATGTCGCGGCCGGGCGCCCAGCCGATCTTGCCGCCGGTGCGGCGCACGACGAGCACCTTATTGACGATGACATGCTGCTTGGCGGCGATGTCGATCGCCGTATCGGTGTTTTCCTTGAGCGGGATCGGCTTGCCGCCGCGCACGCCCTCGTCGCAGGTGACGACGAAGGTGGATTCGCAGTCGACGATGCGGCCGGCCAGCGCATCCGGCGAGAAGCCGCCGAAGACGACGGAATGCACGGCGCCGATGCGCGCGCAGGCCAGCATGGCATAGGCCGCTTCCGGAATCATCGGCATGTAGATGGTGACGCGGTCGCCCTTCTTGACGCCGTGCTTCTTCATCACGTTCGCCATGCGGCAGACGTGATCGTAAAGCTCGTTATAGGTGATCTTCTTGTCGATATAGGGGTTGTCGCCTTCCCAGATGATGGCGACGTCGTCGCCATGCGCCTTCAGGTGCCGGTCGATGCAGTTGTAGGAGACATTGGTGATGCCGTCCTCGAACCACTTGATCGGGACCTTGCCGGAAAAGGACGTGTTCTTGACCTTGGTATAGGGCTTGAACCAGTCGATCCGCATGCCATGCTTGTCCCAGAAACGCTCCGGATTCTCGACGCTCTCGCGATACCAGTTCTGATAGGTCTCGTTGTCGATCAGCGCACGGCTTTTCGCGGATTTCAGGACCGGATAGGTCTTTGCGGACATGGTTTCCTCCCTAGACTGCGGATGTACAAGGCCCGATCTCCTCCGGTCCCCGTGCTTCCCGAGCATACATATCAGGTCAAAGTCCTCGGGCAATTAGACAAAAGGTCATTTGCGCTTGAAGAATTGCATTTCTGCGACAGTAGCGTTATAGAGGGCCCGAATTCCCGGAACATAGTGGTTACTACCCACGGCCCGCGACACCGGCGCGGACGGACAAGAGGACTATATCCATGGCTCAACAGCTGCTCATGCCAAAGGCGACCGCGGTCTGGCTGGTCGACAACACGGCGCTGTCGTTCGACCAGATCGCCACTTTCTGCAAACTGCACCCGCTCGAAGTGAAGGCCATTGCCGACGGCGAATCAGCCCAGGGCATTAAGGGCCTCGACCCGATCTC
It includes:
- a CDS encoding RsmB/NOP family class I SAM-dependent RNA methyltransferase encodes the protein MSDDRKQKTHPKRHNGGKGPRPAEPAGPEKPGLRARQAAAKILAAVVDRRTPLDGMLDLENGNPAYKQLSDADRALVRAILNTALRHLLRIEAILDTLVGTPLPEGARALHHVLTVAAAQILYLDVPDHSAVDLAVEQAQIDPRNRRFASLTNAVLRRLSREKASHLSATRTVSVIPAWFEARLVAVYGKERAARIGEALLEPSTIDLTVKSDPEGWAARLGGLVLPTGSVRLPTASGAIPALEGFEAGEWWVQDAAASIPAKLFGPLAGKQVADLCAAPGGKTAQLALAGGVVTALDQSGNRLKRLVGNLDRLGLSATTVEANMADYKPANLFDAILLDAPCSSTGTIRRHPDVLWTKGPEDIEKLARLQERLLRHSLTLVKPGGTLVFSNCSLDPSEGEEMIARVLADNPAWRIDPVDPADWPGLEAAISSRGEFRTTPAMLPATATHAGGMDGFYAVRLRNGS
- the htpX gene encoding zinc metalloprotease HtpX, with protein sequence MNIVRTAMLLAFMTALFMGVGLLIGGKGGMMIALLVAIGMNFFSYWNSDRMVLSMYGAKEVDERSAPEYYGIVRDLAKRAGLPMPRVYVINSDQPNAFATGRNPQNAAVAASTGLLQALSYEEVAGVMAHELAHIQNRDTLTMTLTATIAGAISMLANFAMFFGGSGNRENNNPLGFIGVLIAMIVAPFAAMLVQMAISRTREYSADKRGAEICGNPLWLASALKKIAVAAGRIPNDAAEHNPATAHMFIINPLSGERMDNLFSTHPNTENRIAALQEMARGMQARSTEPVRADNPVRKSRSVPTTGWGRGGSEPPKGPWS
- a CDS encoding DUF1674 domain-containing protein produces the protein MQSDNDNHSDGRKVLPPAALRALQEAEERRKAAQPVEREPEIGGRGGEDPARFGDWEIKGRAIDF
- the acs gene encoding acetate--CoA ligase, with product MSAKTYPVLKSAKSRALIDNETYQNWYRESVENPERFWDKHGMRIDWFKPYTKVKNTSFSGKVPIKWFEDGITNVSYNCIDRHLKAHGDDVAIIWEGDNPYIDKKITYNELYDHVCRMANVMKKHGVKKGDRVTIYMPMIPEAAYAMLACARIGAVHSVVFGGFSPDALAGRIVDCESTFVVTCDEGVRGGKPIPLKENTDTAIDIAAKQHVIVNKVLVVRRTGGKIGWAPGRDIWHHQEVLTVPRDCPPAKMKAEDPLFILYTSGSTGKPKGVLHTTAGYLVYASMTHKYVFDYQDGDIYWCTADVGWVTGHSYIVYGPLANRATTLMFEGVPNFPDAGRFWEVIDKHKVNIFYTAPTAIRALMGAGDDFVKRSSRSSLRLLGSVGEPINPEAWEWYYNVVGEGRSPIVDTWWQTETGGILITPLPGATDLKPGSATRPFFGIKPQLVDNEGNVLEGAADGNLCIVDSWPGQMRTVYGDHKRFVETYFSTYKGKYFTGDGCRRDEDGYYWITGRVDDVLNISGHRLGTAEIESALVSHHLVSEAAVVGYPHSLKGQGIYCYVSLMAGEEGNDALRQDLVKHVRKEIGPIATPDKIQFSPGLPKTRSGKIMRRILRKIAEDDFGALGDTSTLADPAVVDDLIANRQNKAVG